The Miscanthus floridulus cultivar M001 chromosome 7, ASM1932011v1, whole genome shotgun sequence genome includes a region encoding these proteins:
- the LOC136468004 gene encoding ribonucleoside-diphosphate reductase large subunit-like, with the protein MLYKDACNRKSNQQNLGTIKSSNLCTEIIEYTSPSETAVCNLASIALPRFVREKGVPIESHPAKLVGSSGSKNRYFDFDKLAEITSIVTCNLNKIIDISYYPIENARRSNMRHRPIGIGVQGLADTFILLGMPFDSPEAQQLNKDIFETIYYHSLKASAELAAKEGPYETYAGSPVSKGIIQPDMWNVVPSSRWNWSAIREMISQVGLRNSLLVAPMPTASTSQILGNNECFEPYTSNIYSRRVLSGEFVVVNKHLLHDLSEMGVWSPVLKNKIIYEDGSVQKITEVPDDLKAIYKAPDNAGACTVCV; encoded by the exons ATGCTTTACAAG GATGCTTGCAACAGAAAAAGTAACCAACAAAATCTTGGCACAATTAAGTCCTCCAACTTGTGTACTGAGATAATTGAGTATACAAGTCCTTCTGAAACTGCTGTGTGCAATCTTGCGTCAATTGCTTTACCACGTTTTGTGAGGGAAAAG GGTGTTCCTATAGAGTCTCATCCAGCTAAGCTTGTTGGTAGCAGTGGATCAAAAAATAGATACTTTGACTTTGATAAATTAGCTGAG ATTACTTCGATTGTTACATGTAATCTCAACAAAATCATTGATATTAGCTATTATCCCATTGAGAATGCAAGGAGGTCAAATATGAGGCATAGGCCAATTGGAATAGGCGTTCAAGGCTTGGCAGATACTTTTATTCTACTAGGAATGCCATTTGATTCACCAGAG GCCCAGCAGTTAAATAAAGATATTTTTGAAACTATTTATTATCACTCGTTGAAAGCTTCTGCTGAACTTGCTGCAAAAGAAGGTCCTTATGAAACATATGCCGGGAGCCCTGTTAGCAAG GGCATTATTCAACCTGATATGTGGAATGTAGTGCCATCTAGTAGGTGGAACTGGTCAGCAATAAGGGAGATGATTTCTCAGGTGGGATTGAGGAACTCTCTTCTTGTCGCTCCTATGCCAACTGCTTCCACTAGTCAAATTCTTGGCAACAATGAGTGCTTTGAACCATACACCTCAAATATATACAGTCGACGAGTTTTAAG CGGTGAATTTGTTGTAGTAAATAAGCATCTTCTCCATGATTTGAGTGAGATGGGTGTCTGGTCTCCTGTTCTAAAGAACAAGATTATCTACGAGGATGGTTCTGTCCAAAAAATTACCGAAGTTCCAGATGATCTAAAAGCAATTTACAA